One window of Oncorhynchus masou masou isolate Uvic2021 chromosome 28, UVic_Omas_1.1, whole genome shotgun sequence genomic DNA carries:
- the macir gene encoding macrophage immunometabolism regulator yields the protein MSVKMEMDVSGVSRTPISVLPAAAEVKAMLKPDTGDRPRCASTPCSPIKSTVSGFQILHMDSNYLVGFTTGEELLKLAHKWSPNPEKTLITTPTTTTSTASEALPSSVPKPMDLGIHRASRIYKAKNRYYQPYDIPVVNGRRRRRMPSSGDPYLRPLSQGEGGPGRALHHGPLPLCLLKGKRAQSKSLDYLNLDKMSVKEPPADTEVLQFQLQHLTLRSERMFTRNKT from the coding sequence ATGTCGGTAAAGATGGAAATGGATGTCAGTGGCGTGTCCAGGACACCCATCTCTGTTCTACCTGCTGCTGCAGAGGTCAAAGCCATGCTGAAACCCGATACAGGGGACAGGCCCCGCTGTGCCAGCACCCCCTGCTCCCCCATCAAAAGTACTGTTTCAGGCTTCCAGATTCTCCACATGGACTCCAACTACCTAGTCGGCTTCACCACCGGCGAGGAGCTGCTAAAACTAGCCCACAAGTGGTCTCCCAACCCAGAGAAGACCCTTATCACCACACCGACCACCACAACGTCAACAGCATCAGAGGCCTTGCCCAGTTCTGTCCCCAAACCCATGGACTTGGGCATCCACCGGGCGTCGCGCATCTACAAAGCCAAAAACCGCTACTACCAGCCATACGACATCCCTGTGGTCAACGGGCGCCGGCGTAGGCGCATGCCCAGCTCAGGTGACCCCTACCTCAGGCCCCTGTCCCAAGGGGAGGGTGGCCCAGGGAGGGCCCTGCACCACGGCCCCCTGCCCCTCTGCCTTCTCAAGGGGAAGAGGGCCCAGTCCAAGTCCCTGGACTACCTCAACCTGGACAAAATGAGTGTCAAGGAGCCTCCGGCCGACACAGAGGTGCTGCAGTTCCAGCTACAGCACCTGACGCTGCGGAGCGAGCGCATGTTCACCAGGAACAAGACATGA